From a single Sphaeramia orbicularis chromosome 4, fSphaOr1.1, whole genome shotgun sequence genomic region:
- the s1pr4 gene encoding sphingosine 1-phosphate receptor 4 has translation MQFSLTVSTYLTLTNPALTMNVFSSLTSPSSCPHLYHLLSYPSNATNSNGTTANTVSGISPVILRHYNYTGRLQNRTVSNTQNHIITSMAVFLFFSVFIILENLLVLVAVISRIRHNRRWVYVCIANITLSDLLTGAAYLVNICMSGSQTFRLTPALWLFREGMLFVALAASIFSLLLIAVERYTTMMKPLPQKSTAKTYYRIYGLVALCWLLAFVIGFLPLLGWNCVCSLDQCSTLLPLYSKTYIFFSLIIFFIILLTIGVLYGAIYCHVHKSAQLGPQRSRKRSLALLKTVITIVGVFLLCWGPLFLLLLVDFFCTSRQCSPLHSADIFIALAVLNSAVNPIIYAYGSSEMRRAMAELLCCCCLKVGFCHPDTFTSKDTSSTSESRRDSLRNSFSRIRNISLASPPSTPTKTHKAHKKCRLSSTTTCLSVSSG, from the coding sequence ATGCAGTTCTCTCTTACTGTTTCCACTTACTTGACGTTGACAAACCCTGCTCTTACCATGAATGTCTTCTCCTCCCTCACCTCCCCCTCATCCTGCCCCCACTTGTACCACTTACTCAGTTACCCCAGCAATGCCACCAACTCAAATGGAACCACAGCCAACACAGTGTCTGGGATTAGCCCTGTGATCCTGCGGCATTACAACTATACCGGCCGCCTGCAAAACAGGACTGTGTCTAACACTCAGAACCACATCATTACCTCCATGGCGGTCTTCttgttcttcagtgttttcatCATCCTGGAAAACCTGCTGGTGCTGGTGGCTGTCATCTCCCGTATCCGCCACAACCGCCGCTGGGTTTACGTTTGCATTGCCAACATTACgctcagtgacctcctgaccggTGCGGCCTACCTGGTGAACATCTGCATGTCTGGGAGCCAAACATTTCGCCTCACCCCTGCACTGTGGCTCTTCAGGGAGGGCATGCTATTTGTGGCTCTTGCAGCGTCTATATTCAGTCTGCTGCTGATTGCTGTGGAGCGTTACACCACAATGATGAAGCCGCTGCCACAGAAGTCAACAGCAAAGACCTACTATAGGATCTATGGCTTGGTGGCCCTCTGCTGGCTTTTGGCTTTTGTCATAGGTTTCCTCCCATTGCTGGGCTGGAATTGTGTGTGCAGTCTGGACCAATGCTCCACCCTCCTTCCTCTCTACTCCAAAACCTACATCTTTTTCTctctcatcatcttcttcatcatcctctTGACTATCGGTGTGCTCTATGGTGCCATCTACTGCCACGTACACAAGAGTGCACAGCTGGGCCCCCAGCGCAGTCGCAAGCGCTCTCTGGCTCTGCTGAAAACTGTCATCACCATTGTCGGGGTCTTCTTACTCTGCTGGGGGCCTCTGTTTCTGCTCTTActggtggatttcttttgcaCTTCCCGCCAGTGCTCTCCACTCCACAGTGCTGATATCTTCATTGCCCTGGCAGTCCTAAACTCAGCTGTGAACCCCATCATCTATGCCTATGGCAGCAGCGAGATGAGGAGGGCCATGGCTGAGCTGCTGTGTTGCTGCTGCCTGAAGGTCGGCTTCTGCCACCCGGACACGTTCACTTCCAAGGACACCAGCAGCACCTCAGAGAGCAGGAGGGACAGTCTCAGGAACAGTTTTAGCAGGATAAGGAATATTAGCTTGGCCTCGCCACCATCCACACCTACTAAGACTCACAAAGCACATAAAAAATGCAGGCTGAGCTCCACTACCACCTGCCTGTCAGTTTCAAGTGGTTAG